Proteins from a genomic interval of Sulfurimonas sp. HSL3-2:
- the fliH gene encoding flagellar assembly protein FliH, whose protein sequence is MDTLITTDHLANHNIDKYKFKVFSHSDKELAEKEFSEGQDTVVRQEVFRSLDELKSSDEDEETSHSGNRDELVESLLKKTDEMSSNFIKLQMKLEDSEEECAKKLEDAKKEAYEKGLNDAKEQFNTKLDNDKVTAINQFSESVKKLEESANEYKTVLEGIKKELLEAALDIAREVIEVELSSNSSKVAVTLAHELIKDLQTASKIKLKVNPNDHGAVSEKVGSLENIEIISDRAVSPGGVIAISDAGNIDAQILNRYERVKQAALQED, encoded by the coding sequence ATGGACACATTAATCACGACAGATCATTTAGCAAATCATAATATCGATAAGTATAAGTTCAAAGTATTTTCTCATTCAGACAAAGAATTGGCGGAAAAAGAGTTTTCAGAGGGCCAGGATACAGTCGTAAGACAAGAGGTCTTTAGAAGTCTTGACGAGTTGAAATCTTCTGATGAAGATGAAGAAACATCTCATAGCGGCAACAGAGATGAACTTGTCGAATCACTGCTGAAAAAAACTGATGAGATGTCATCAAACTTTATCAAACTTCAGATGAAATTGGAAGACTCCGAAGAGGAGTGTGCCAAAAAGCTTGAAGATGCTAAAAAAGAGGCTTATGAAAAGGGTCTAAATGATGCAAAAGAGCAGTTTAATACAAAACTTGATAATGATAAAGTAACAGCGATCAACCAGTTTTCAGAGTCTGTGAAAAAACTTGAAGAGAGTGCCAATGAGTACAAAACGGTCCTTGAAGGAATAAAAAAAGAGCTTTTAGAAGCTGCTTTGGATATCGCCAGAGAGGTCATCGAGGTCGAACTTAGTTCTAACTCATCGAAAGTGGCGGTCACTCTTGCACACGAACTGATAAAAGATCTGCAGACGGCAAGTAAGATAAAACTTAAAGTTAACCCAAATGATCACGGTGCAGTTTCAGAAAAAGTCGGTTCTTTAGAAAATATCGAGATAATTTCAGACAGGGCGGTAAGCCCTGGCGGCGTCATCGCAATTAGTGATGCCGGAAATATAGATGCACAGATATTAAATCGTTATGAACGTGTGAAACAAGCGGCATTACAAGAAGATTAG
- the fliF gene encoding flagellar basal-body MS-ring/collar protein FliF translates to MDFKVLFSQLVVLYSKLSKAQRIIIGGAVVGIVSFLVFLVVFTSKGEIKNDYEVLFEKLSSEDASKVVQQLDKENVPYSLGENNTIKVPKDIVYKERISIASMGIPANKNVGFELFDSQEFGATSFDQNVKYLRALEGELSRTISALDPVEGASVSLALPKETLFVSKQTEPTASIMVKLKDGRTLTPKQIRGVKNLVASAVPKLTIENVALINSNGEVLGDNDDMAQLGELSVVEQKYKSKEEKKSEQKIVDVLAPFLGGSDHVVAKVTIEYDFSQKSSTSEKYDPENVVRSEQTLEEKREGSTPADVGGVPGTVSNIGPVQGLKNNTTTDKYQKNTGTTNYEISKTVSTQKDQFARIKRITAAVVVDGKYQHKVDKDGNPTDEMEYIALDQSQLDAIASLVSQSIGINQDRGDQVSIKNFQFKSYADTAAAGSEGINKFLTFTDTYITPFASVFKYAFVLILLFILYKKVISPFAERMLEVTREDEDVERPVLAIEDDEDDDLVERVQEMRKKVEDQLGVGQNFNEDELKYDVLLEKIKTIAEDHPDDLAALIQSLLSEESVATAPSYAKILEGL, encoded by the coding sequence ATGGATTTTAAGGTACTTTTTTCACAACTGGTTGTACTTTATTCGAAGCTAAGTAAGGCTCAGCGCATTATTATCGGCGGTGCTGTCGTCGGTATTGTCTCATTTTTAGTCTTTTTGGTCGTGTTTACGTCAAAAGGCGAGATAAAAAATGATTACGAGGTCCTGTTTGAAAAGCTTAGCAGTGAAGATGCTTCTAAAGTAGTCCAACAGCTTGATAAAGAGAATGTACCCTATTCATTAGGTGAAAATAACACGATAAAAGTCCCGAAAGACATAGTCTATAAAGAACGTATATCCATAGCATCTATGGGTATCCCGGCAAATAAAAATGTCGGTTTTGAACTTTTTGATTCTCAGGAATTCGGTGCTACGAGTTTCGATCAGAACGTGAAGTATTTAAGAGCGTTAGAGGGTGAGCTTTCACGTACCATCTCGGCACTGGATCCTGTTGAAGGTGCCAGTGTCTCGCTTGCACTTCCTAAAGAAACTCTGTTTGTTTCAAAGCAGACCGAACCTACAGCTTCCATCATGGTAAAACTCAAAGATGGAAGAACACTGACTCCAAAGCAGATAAGAGGTGTTAAGAACCTTGTCGCATCCGCAGTACCAAAACTTACAATAGAAAATGTCGCTCTAATCAACAGTAACGGTGAAGTACTTGGTGATAATGACGACATGGCGCAGCTTGGCGAACTTTCGGTCGTAGAGCAGAAATACAAGTCTAAAGAGGAGAAAAAAAGCGAGCAGAAGATCGTCGATGTTTTAGCTCCTTTCTTAGGCGGGAGTGATCATGTCGTCGCAAAAGTGACTATCGAGTATGATTTCTCGCAAAAAAGCTCTACCTCTGAAAAATATGACCCCGAAAATGTAGTAAGAAGCGAGCAGACTTTAGAAGAGAAGCGTGAAGGTTCGACTCCGGCAGACGTCGGTGGAGTCCCAGGAACGGTAAGTAATATCGGTCCTGTTCAAGGACTAAAGAACAATACGACTACAGATAAATATCAAAAAAACACCGGTACAACCAATTACGAGATATCAAAGACCGTTTCAACACAAAAAGATCAGTTCGCGCGTATCAAACGCATCACGGCGGCAGTCGTTGTTGACGGTAAATATCAGCATAAAGTAGATAAAGACGGTAATCCGACGGATGAGATGGAATATATTGCACTTGATCAATCACAGCTTGATGCGATCGCTTCACTGGTATCGCAGTCTATCGGGATAAATCAGGACAGAGGCGATCAGGTATCTATTAAGAACTTTCAGTTTAAAAGCTATGCTGATACAGCAGCTGCAGGAAGTGAAGGTATTAATAAGTTCCTTACATTTACCGATACGTATATTACACCGTTTGCTTCAGTGTTTAAATATGCTTTTGTTCTTATCTTACTATTCATACTGTACAAAAAAGTCATCTCTCCGTTTGCAGAGAGAATGCTGGAAGTAACACGTGAAGATGAAGATGTCGAGAGACCTGTTCTAGCTATTGAAGATGACGAAGACGATGATCTGGTCGAGAGAGTCCAAGAGATGCGTAAGAAAGTTGAAGATCAGCTTGGTGTCGGTCAAAACTTTAACGAAGATGAACTTAAGTATGACGTCTTATTAGAGAAGATCAAAACAATAGCGGAAGATCATCCGGATGATCTAGCGGCATTGATCCAAAGTCTGCTGAGTGAAGAATCTGTCGCTACGGCGCCATCATACGCAAAAATATTGGAGGGATTATAA
- the fliG gene encoding flagellar motor switch protein FliG produces MNLSSTQQAQFEEMSMSEKIAILLLQLGEDITANIFANLSVESITEISKFIATNRSIDKAVATAILEEFHAILQSSQYLTSGGLEYARELLYRTLGPEEAKKVLDKLSKSMQNSQNFAYLSKIKPQQLSDFIINEHPQTIALILAHMDASAAADVLGYFSDDLRAEVAMRMAKLGDISPSVIKRVSAVLESKLESLASYKVEVGGPRAVADVFNRLGAKASKATLSSIEQIDEELASAIKEMMFTFEDIAKLDNNAIREVLKASDKQDLMLALKSAAEDLKEKFFANMSQRARDTFEEEMQFMGAVKMKDVETAQRKIVEVVTQLSEQGLLQLGESEEMIE; encoded by the coding sequence ATGAATCTTTCTTCAACACAGCAAGCTCAATTTGAAGAGATGTCGATGTCCGAAAAGATTGCAATACTTTTATTGCAGCTTGGAGAAGATATCACAGCCAACATATTTGCAAATCTATCTGTCGAATCTATTACGGAGATCTCAAAGTTCATTGCGACAAACAGATCTATCGATAAAGCAGTTGCAACCGCAATACTAGAAGAGTTCCATGCGATACTCCAGTCTAGCCAGTATCTTACTTCCGGAGGTCTTGAGTATGCGAGAGAACTTTTATATCGTACTTTAGGACCGGAAGAAGCTAAAAAAGTATTGGATAAACTCTCAAAAAGTATGCAGAACTCTCAAAACTTTGCATACCTTTCTAAGATCAAACCGCAACAGCTTTCAGACTTTATTATCAACGAACATCCGCAAACAATTGCACTTATTTTGGCGCATATGGATGCTTCGGCTGCGGCTGACGTATTAGGCTATTTTTCTGATGACCTTCGTGCTGAAGTTGCGATGAGAATGGCAAAACTGGGCGATATTTCGCCTTCTGTCATCAAGCGTGTCAGTGCGGTGCTAGAGTCTAAACTAGAATCTCTTGCGAGCTACAAAGTGGAAGTCGGTGGACCTCGCGCTGTTGCAGACGTATTTAACCGTCTGGGTGCAAAAGCTTCTAAAGCTACTCTAAGCTCGATCGAGCAGATCGATGAAGAGCTTGCGTCAGCTATTAAAGAGATGATGTTTACTTTTGAAGATATCGCTAAACTTGATAATAATGCAATAAGAGAAGTTCTAAAAGCTTCGGATAAACAAGATCTGATGCTGGCACTAAAAAGTGCGGCTGAAGACCTTAAAGAGAAGTTCTTTGCAAATATGTCACAACGTGCACGTGATACTTTTGAGGAAGAGATGCAGTTTATGGGTGCAGTTAAGATGAAAGATGTCGAGACTGCGCAGCGTAAAATAGTTGAAGTCGTTACACAGCTTTCAGAGCAGGGTCTCCTTCAACTAGGTGAATCAGAAGAGATGATAGAGTAA
- the dxs gene encoding 1-deoxy-D-xylulose-5-phosphate synthase, which yields MDIKSYNIEQLNNLCKDIRERILEVVSKNGGHLSSTLGATELIVAMHKVFDSSKDPFIFDVSHQAYAHKLLTGRWNEFDTLREFNGISGYTKPSESSDDYFVAGHSSTSISLGIGAAKAIALKGEQETRVPVIMIGDGSMTAGMVYEALNELGERKYPMIIILNDNEMSIAAPIGAVSRMLSSAMASPFYQKFKKRTENFVDNFGDGARYIAKRLEESLKLITPGIMFEEMGIDYIGPVDGHDIKSLIDILERAKSMKKPVIIHAQTLKGKGYEIAEGKHEKWHGVGPFNIESGDSYKKSPAKSATQIYTEALLHVAAHNEKIVGVTAAMPSGTGLSELMEKYPERFWDVAIAEQHAVTSMAAMAKEGFKPFCTIYSTFLQRGYDQVIHDVCLMDLPVVFALDRAGIVGEDGETHQGVFDISFLRAIPNMTLLAPYNEKSFHQAIGFASTYEHPCSVRYPRGSFIESDLPESKPFELGRSQLLVSHQSDILFIGYGNGVGRAYQTMKLLDKEVSLLDLRFVKPLDEEMLRELATKHKKWFVFSDSSKAGGVGSALLEFLSSNTLSDVELVSFEYEDNFIKHGNTVLVEEYLGIRPEQLVKKINNILSLKKF from the coding sequence ATAGACATAAAATCGTACAATATTGAACAATTAAATAATTTATGTAAAGATATCAGAGAGAGAATTTTAGAAGTCGTAAGCAAAAACGGGGGACACTTAAGTTCGACACTTGGTGCGACCGAGCTGATAGTGGCTATGCACAAGGTTTTCGATTCATCAAAAGATCCTTTTATATTCGATGTATCACATCAGGCATATGCGCATAAACTTCTTACCGGACGCTGGAATGAATTTGATACATTAAGAGAGTTTAATGGTATCAGCGGCTATACAAAACCGAGTGAAAGCAGTGATGATTATTTTGTTGCCGGACACAGTTCTACATCGATATCATTAGGTATCGGTGCGGCAAAAGCGATCGCACTTAAAGGCGAACAAGAGACACGAGTCCCCGTCATTATGATAGGTGACGGTTCGATGACTGCCGGGATGGTATATGAAGCGTTAAACGAACTGGGTGAGAGAAAATACCCGATGATCATCATCTTAAACGATAATGAGATGAGTATAGCTGCTCCTATCGGTGCAGTAAGCCGTATGCTGAGTTCTGCAATGGCTTCTCCGTTTTACCAAAAGTTTAAAAAAAGAACTGAAAACTTTGTAGATAATTTCGGTGACGGTGCGAGATACATAGCAAAAAGACTTGAAGAATCTTTAAAACTTATAACACCCGGGATCATGTTTGAAGAGATGGGAATAGACTATATCGGTCCTGTCGACGGACATGATATTAAATCTCTTATAGATATTTTAGAACGTGCAAAGAGCATGAAAAAACCGGTTATCATCCATGCCCAGACATTAAAAGGCAAAGGCTATGAGATCGCCGAAGGCAAGCATGAAAAATGGCACGGCGTAGGTCCTTTTAATATTGAAAGCGGTGACAGTTACAAAAAATCACCTGCAAAATCTGCTACTCAGATATACACAGAAGCACTCTTACATGTAGCCGCTCATAACGAGAAGATAGTCGGCGTCACGGCAGCTATGCCGAGTGGAACAGGGCTGAGTGAACTTATGGAAAAATATCCTGAACGTTTTTGGGATGTAGCTATTGCAGAACAGCATGCCGTGACTTCGATGGCCGCGATGGCAAAAGAGGGATTTAAACCGTTTTGTACTATCTATTCGACTTTTTTACAGCGCGGGTACGATCAGGTAATACACGATGTCTGTCTGATGGATCTGCCTGTTGTTTTTGCACTTGACCGTGCAGGAATAGTCGGTGAAGACGGTGAGACACATCAAGGGGTCTTTGATATCAGCTTTTTAAGAGCGATACCGAATATGACCCTTTTAGCACCTTATAACGAGAAATCTTTTCATCAGGCGATAGGTTTTGCTTCGACGTATGAACACCCGTGCTCCGTACGTTACCCAAGAGGTTCTTTCATAGAGTCCGACCTGCCAGAATCGAAACCGTTTGAACTTGGAAGATCACAACTCTTAGTGAGCCATCAAAGCGATATCCTGTTTATCGGGTACGGAAATGGTGTAGGACGTGCATATCAGACTATGAAACTTTTAGACAAGGAAGTGTCACTGCTTGATCTAAGGTTTGTAAAACCGCTGGATGAAGAGATGCTCAGAGAGTTGGCTACAAAGCATAAAAAATGGTTTGTATTTAGCGACAGTTCAAAAGCGGGCGGAGTAGGCAGTGCCCTTTTAGAATTTTTATCGAGTAACACCTTATCGGATGTAGAACTCGTCAGTTTTGAATATGAAGACAATTTTATTAAGCATGGGAATACTGTATTGGTAGAAGAATATTTAGGTATTCGTCCTGAACAATTAGTAAAAAAAATTAATAATATATTAAGTCTGAAGAAATTTTGA